The proteins below come from a single Streptomyces sp. B3I8 genomic window:
- the deoC gene encoding deoxyribose-phosphate aldolase, producing the protein MPTTAPHALSDVTASDGTLRRFLHGLPGVDTVGLEARAASLGTRSIKTTAKAYAIDLAISMVDLTTLEGADTPGKVRALGAKAVRPDPTDRTAPATAAVCVYPDMVATAKQAVAGSGVKVASVATAFPAGRAALSVKLADVREAVAAGADEIDMVIDRGAFLAGNYRKVYDEITAVKEACGTSARLKVIFETGELSTYDNIRRASWLGMLAGADFIKTSTGKVAVNATPANTLLMLEAVRDFRAQTGVQVGVKPAGGIRTSKDAIKFLVLVNETAGEDWLDNHWFRFGASSLLNDLLMQRQKLATGRYSGPDYVTVD; encoded by the coding sequence ATGCCCACCACTGCACCACACGCTCTCAGCGACGTCACCGCGTCCGACGGGACGCTGCGTCGCTTCCTGCACGGGCTGCCCGGGGTCGACACGGTCGGCCTGGAGGCGCGCGCCGCGTCGCTCGGCACCCGGTCCATCAAGACGACCGCGAAGGCGTACGCCATCGACCTCGCCATCTCGATGGTCGACCTGACGACGCTGGAAGGCGCGGACACCCCGGGCAAGGTCCGGGCGCTCGGCGCCAAGGCGGTCCGCCCCGACCCGACCGACCGTACGGCCCCCGCGACCGCCGCCGTCTGCGTCTACCCCGACATGGTGGCCACCGCGAAGCAGGCCGTCGCCGGTTCCGGCGTCAAGGTCGCCTCCGTCGCCACCGCCTTCCCGGCCGGCCGCGCCGCGCTCTCCGTCAAGCTGGCGGACGTCCGCGAGGCCGTCGCCGCCGGGGCGGACGAGATCGACATGGTCATCGACCGGGGCGCGTTCCTCGCCGGGAACTACAGGAAGGTGTACGACGAGATCACCGCCGTGAAGGAGGCCTGCGGGACGAGCGCCCGCCTGAAGGTCATCTTCGAGACGGGCGAGCTGTCGACGTACGACAACATCCGGCGCGCGAGCTGGCTCGGCATGCTGGCCGGGGCGGACTTCATCAAGACGTCCACCGGCAAGGTCGCGGTCAACGCCACGCCCGCCAACACGCTGCTGATGCTGGAGGCCGTCCGCGACTTCCGCGCGCAGACGGGCGTCCAGGTGGGCGTCAAGCCGGCCGGCGGCATCCGCACCAGCAAGGACGCGATCAAGTTCCTGGTGCTGGTCAACGAGACCGCGGGCGAGGACTGGCTGGACAACCACTGGTTCCGCTTCGGCGCCTCCTCGCTGCTGAACGATCTGCTGATGCAGCGCCAGAAGCTGGCCACCGGCCGCTACTCCGGCCCCGACTACGTGACGGTGGACTGA
- a CDS encoding aldehyde dehydrogenase family protein, which yields MAPVFEYAPAPESRAVVDIAPSYGLFIDGEFTEAADGKVFKTVSPATEEVLSEVAEATERDVDRAVGAARKAFEKWSALPGSERAKYLFRIARIIQERSRELAVLETLDNGKPIRETRDADLPLVAAHFFYYAGWADKLDHAGFGANPRPLGVAGQVIPWNFPLLMLAWKIAPALATGNTVVLKPAETTPLSALFFADICRQAGLPRGVVNIVTGDGRAGAALVAHPDVNKVAFTGSTAVGKQIARTVAGTAKKLTLELGGKGANIVFDDAPVDQAVEGIVSGIFFNQGQVCCAGSRLLVQESIHDELLDSLKRRLATLRLGDPLDKNTDIGAINSAEQLARITSLADQGEAEGAERWSPACELPSAGYWFAPTLFTNVTQAHTIARDEIFGPVLSVLTFRTPDEAVAKANNTPYGLSAGIWTEKGSRILAVANKLRAGVVWSNTFNKFDPTSPFGGYKESGFGREGGRHGLEAYLDV from the coding sequence ATGGCTCCTGTTTTCGAGTACGCCCCGGCGCCCGAGTCGCGCGCGGTCGTCGACATCGCCCCGTCCTACGGACTGTTCATCGACGGCGAGTTCACCGAGGCGGCCGACGGCAAGGTCTTCAAGACCGTCTCCCCCGCCACCGAGGAGGTCCTCTCCGAGGTCGCGGAGGCCACCGAACGGGACGTCGACCGCGCGGTCGGCGCCGCCCGCAAGGCGTTCGAGAAGTGGTCGGCGCTGCCCGGCTCCGAGCGCGCCAAGTACCTGTTCCGCATCGCGCGGATCATCCAGGAGCGCAGCCGCGAGCTGGCCGTCCTGGAGACCCTGGACAACGGCAAGCCGATCCGTGAGACCCGCGACGCGGACCTCCCCCTCGTCGCCGCGCACTTCTTCTACTACGCGGGCTGGGCCGACAAGCTGGACCACGCCGGCTTCGGCGCGAACCCGCGTCCGCTCGGTGTCGCGGGCCAGGTCATCCCCTGGAACTTCCCGCTCCTGATGCTGGCCTGGAAGATCGCCCCGGCCCTCGCGACCGGCAACACGGTGGTCCTGAAGCCCGCCGAGACGACTCCGCTGTCCGCCCTGTTCTTCGCGGACATCTGCCGCCAGGCGGGCCTGCCCCGCGGCGTCGTCAACATCGTCACCGGTGACGGCCGCGCCGGAGCCGCGCTGGTCGCCCACCCGGACGTGAACAAGGTGGCGTTCACCGGTTCCACGGCCGTCGGCAAGCAGATCGCCCGCACGGTCGCGGGCACCGCCAAGAAGCTCACGCTGGAACTGGGCGGCAAGGGCGCCAACATCGTCTTCGACGACGCACCCGTGGACCAGGCGGTGGAGGGGATCGTCTCCGGCATCTTCTTCAACCAGGGCCAGGTCTGCTGCGCGGGCAGCCGTCTGCTGGTCCAGGAGTCGATCCACGACGAACTCCTCGACTCCCTCAAGCGCCGTCTGGCCACCCTGCGCCTGGGCGACCCGCTGGACAAGAACACCGACATCGGCGCGATCAACTCCGCCGAGCAGCTCGCGCGGATCACCTCCCTCGCCGACCAGGGCGAGGCGGAGGGCGCCGAGCGCTGGTCCCCGGCCTGCGAACTCCCCTCCGCCGGCTACTGGTTCGCCCCGACGCTCTTCACGAACGTCACCCAGGCGCACACCATCGCCCGCGACGAGATCTTCGGCCCGGTGCTGTCGGTCCTCACCTTCCGCACCCCCGACGAGGCCGTCGCCAAGGCCAACAACACCCCCTACGGCCTGTCGGCGGGCATCTGGACGGAGAAGGGTTCGCGCATCCTGGCGGTCGCGAACAAGCTCCGCGCGGGCGTCGTCTGGTCCAACACGTTCAACAAGTTCGACCCGACCTCGCCGTTCGGCGGCTACAAGGAGTCGGGCTTCGGCCGCGAGGGCGGCCGCCACGGCCTGGAGGCGTACCTCGATGTCTGA
- a CDS encoding bifunctional serine/threonine-protein kinase/glutamate ABC transporter substrate-binding protein, translated as MHNDDGINGVDGGADGHPEDPLSTPRTVIEGRYELLEPIGSGGMGEVWKAYDRRLRRFVAVKRLLDRRAMPPDTQRAAIHRARREAEALAKIEHQNVVTVHDQIETADQVWIVMKLLEGRSLADLLTRDGVLGVPRAAAIGLQMAQGLRAVHEASVLHRDVKPGNVLVRDGGQVVLVDFGIATFEGADRVTRYGGIIGTPPYLAPELFAPGTPGPTPASDLWALGVTLYEMVEGRLPFAGSEVWEVQADIQQHPDPVLRYAGPLAPVIRGLLATDPHRRPDAAATEEMLREVLADPGMPHPARAATPASAATPAGPVTQAPPPTAPHTPSASRPTPAVAAPESAVSSAAVPPESPAPTAPRGDRGRFRAWRVTAAAVCVVLLAGGGWVISRGGFGEQKDDSSGQREVGSAGSDTEKAWEHWKTATKRLTIGAKEDQPGLSLHNEKTDTWSGFDVDIAYSLARELGYGRGQVDFYPVTTANRASKLKNGEVDLVIASYSMTSEREKRDGIRFVGPYYNAGTSLLVRKKSARYELDSAADVKKNHVDVCTARDSTYADRLEKEGYATGKWQPDSYKECVERLLDKSSSVYAVASDDVLLAGYAENDPAELKLLPSGVGTEPYGVAMRKDDPVLHAKVCSELRKVLTGDEWSDTYMKDLSPLTGRKTAPSRPELRPCSGE; from the coding sequence GTGCACAACGACGACGGAATCAACGGGGTCGACGGCGGCGCCGACGGGCATCCCGAGGATCCTCTCTCCACCCCCCGCACCGTGATCGAGGGCCGCTACGAGCTGCTGGAGCCCATCGGCAGCGGGGGCATGGGCGAGGTCTGGAAGGCCTACGACAGGCGGCTGCGCCGGTTCGTCGCCGTGAAGAGACTCCTCGACCGCAGAGCCATGCCCCCGGACACGCAGAGGGCCGCGATACACCGGGCCCGTCGCGAGGCGGAGGCCCTCGCCAAGATCGAGCACCAGAACGTGGTGACGGTCCACGACCAGATCGAGACCGCCGACCAGGTCTGGATCGTGATGAAGCTGCTGGAAGGGCGTTCGCTGGCAGACCTGTTGACCCGTGACGGGGTGCTCGGCGTGCCCAGGGCCGCGGCCATCGGTCTCCAGATGGCCCAGGGTCTGCGGGCGGTTCACGAGGCGTCGGTCCTGCACCGCGACGTCAAGCCGGGCAACGTCCTGGTCCGGGACGGCGGTCAGGTGGTGCTGGTGGACTTCGGCATCGCCACCTTCGAGGGTGCGGACCGGGTCACCCGGTACGGCGGGATCATCGGCACGCCTCCCTACCTGGCGCCCGAACTCTTCGCCCCCGGCACCCCCGGTCCCACACCTGCCTCCGACCTGTGGGCGCTGGGTGTCACCCTGTACGAGATGGTCGAGGGACGCCTGCCCTTCGCCGGGAGCGAGGTCTGGGAGGTGCAGGCCGACATCCAGCAGCATCCCGACCCCGTTCTCCGGTACGCGGGCCCCCTCGCCCCCGTCATCCGGGGGTTGTTGGCCACGGACCCGCACCGGCGTCCGGACGCGGCCGCGACGGAGGAGATGCTCCGTGAGGTCCTCGCGGACCCGGGCATGCCGCACCCCGCCAGGGCCGCCACTCCCGCCTCGGCTGCCACTCCTGCCGGACCCGTCACCCAAGCACCCCCGCCCACGGCCCCGCACACACCGTCCGCCTCACGACCCACACCGGCCGTGGCGGCACCGGAATCCGCCGTCTCCTCCGCAGCTGTCCCTCCCGAGTCGCCGGCGCCGACGGCGCCGCGCGGGGACCGCGGCCGGTTCCGGGCCTGGAGGGTGACGGCGGCCGCGGTGTGCGTCGTCCTGCTGGCCGGGGGAGGCTGGGTCATTTCACGTGGCGGCTTCGGGGAGCAGAAGGACGACTCCTCCGGGCAACGGGAAGTGGGATCCGCCGGGAGTGACACGGAGAAGGCGTGGGAGCACTGGAAGACCGCCACGAAAAGGCTGACGATCGGCGCCAAGGAGGATCAGCCCGGACTGAGCCTCCACAACGAGAAAACGGACACCTGGAGCGGATTCGACGTCGACATCGCCTATTCCCTCGCGCGTGAACTGGGCTACGGCAGGGGGCAGGTGGATTTCTACCCGGTCACCACGGCGAACCGGGCGAGCAAGCTGAAGAACGGGGAGGTGGACCTGGTCATCGCCTCGTACAGCATGACGTCCGAACGCGAGAAGCGGGACGGCATCAGATTCGTCGGCCCTTACTACAACGCGGGCACCAGCCTTCTCGTGCGCAAAAAATCCGCGAGGTACGAGCTCGATTCGGCCGCCGACGTGAAGAAAAATCACGTCGATGTGTGCACGGCGCGGGATTCCACGTACGCGGACAGACTGGAAAAGGAGGGCTACGCCACGGGAAAGTGGCAGCCCGACAGCTACAAGGAGTGTGTGGAAAGGCTGCTGGACAAGAGCTCCAGCGTGTACGCGGTCGCCTCGGACGACGTCCTTCTGGCCGGGTACGCCGAGAACGATCCCGCGGAGCTGAAACTGCTCCCCAGCGGCGTGGGTACGGAGCCCTACGGGGTGGCGATGCGCAAGGACGACCCCGTCCTGCACGCCAAGGTGTGCTCGGAGCTCCGGAAGGTCCTGACCGGAGACGAGTGGTCGGACACGTACATGAAGGACCTGTCCCCGCTGACCGGGCGGAAGACGGCGCCGAGCAGACCGGAGTTGAGGCCGTGCTCGGGTGAGTGA
- a CDS encoding aldehyde dehydrogenase family protein yields the protein MSDRLNVLKTYKLYVGGKFPRSESGRVYEVTDSKNRWLANAPMASRKDARDAVVAARKAFGGWSGATAYNRGQVLYRVAEMLQGRREQYVREVAEAEGAPKSKAAEQVDAAIDRWVWYAGWTDKIAQVVGGGNPVAGPYFNLSSPEPTGVVAVLAPRDSSLLGLVSVLAPVIATGNTAVVVASEKAPLPALSLGEVLATSDVPGGVVNILSGRTAELAAPLAAHQDVNAIDLAGADEPLAKDLEIAAADNLKRVLRPHPVENWTATPGTDRMTAFLETKTVWHPTGALGASGSSY from the coding sequence ATGTCTGACCGACTCAACGTGCTGAAGACCTACAAGCTGTACGTCGGGGGCAAGTTCCCGCGTTCCGAGAGCGGCCGGGTGTACGAGGTGACGGACTCGAAGAACAGGTGGCTGGCCAACGCCCCGATGGCCTCCCGCAAGGACGCCCGGGACGCGGTGGTCGCCGCGCGCAAGGCGTTCGGCGGCTGGTCGGGCGCGACGGCGTACAACAGGGGCCAGGTCCTCTACCGCGTCGCGGAGATGCTTCAGGGCCGCCGCGAGCAGTACGTCCGTGAGGTCGCCGAGGCGGAGGGCGCGCCGAAGTCGAAGGCCGCCGAGCAGGTGGACGCGGCGATCGACCGCTGGGTCTGGTACGCGGGCTGGACCGACAAGATCGCCCAGGTCGTGGGCGGCGGCAACCCGGTCGCGGGCCCGTACTTCAACCTGTCCTCCCCGGAGCCGACCGGCGTGGTCGCGGTCCTCGCACCGCGGGACTCCTCCCTCCTGGGCCTGGTCTCGGTGCTCGCCCCGGTGATCGCCACGGGCAACACGGCGGTCGTGGTGGCGTCCGAGAAGGCCCCCCTCCCCGCCCTCTCCCTCGGCGAGGTACTGGCCACCTCCGACGTTCCCGGCGGCGTCGTCAACATTCTCTCCGGCCGCACGGCGGAGCTCGCCGCCCCGCTCGCCGCCCACCAGGACGTCAACGCGATCGACCTGGCCGGCGCGGACGAGCCCCTGGCGAAGGACCTCGAGATCGCCGCAGCCGACAACCTCAAGCGCGTCCTGCGTCCACACCCTGTGGAGAACTGGACGGCAACCCCGGGAACCGACCGCATGACGGCCTTCCTGGAGACGAAGACGGTCTGGCACCCGACGGGCGCCCTGGGCGCGTCGGGCTCGTCGTACTGA